A stretch of Thermodesulfobacteriota bacterium DNA encodes these proteins:
- a CDS encoding helix-turn-helix transcriptional regulator yields the protein MLFQIGKQVRLARKARQLTQAEVAAALGMSRTTIGQIENGTVPEVGVRKLIRLLELLELELRVRPAGQPPTLDELRAEEGR from the coding sequence ATGCTCTTCCAAATCGGGAAACAAGTCCGGCTGGCGCGCAAGGCGCGACAGCTCACCCAGGCCGAGGTCGCCGCTGCCCTGGGGATGAGCCGCACAACCATCGGCCAGATCGAGAACGGCACGGTGCCCGAGGTGGGCGTGCGCAAGCTGATCCGCTTGCTGGAGCTCCTGGAGCTGGAGCTGCGGGTCCGGCCCGCCGGCCAGCCGCCGACACTGGATGAGCTGCGTGCGGAGGAGGGCCGGTAG
- a CDS encoding toll/interleukin-1 receptor domain-containing protein, giving the protein MSAKTVFISYRRDASGKPFARALKQELKHRGYDAFLDVDDMDAGRWQAQIEPEIRGRAHFLLILTPGALDRCADEADWLRRELALALASCRNIVPVREESVDLGELRQHCPECMQGVLDLQVCCVRHDAFERDVDELVDRYLPPHKASKPAVELAHECLVAPPRLRQGAERLFGRDEELAFLDRAWEDPAIHVLSLVAWGGAGKTALVVEWMNRRAAAGWPGFERVFDWTFCRPAPQEQGEASADTFTAAALDFFGDPGLARSAASPWDKGARLARLVAERPSLLVLDGLEPLQHPPGAQGGKLKDPVLEVLIPSLARQNRGLCLLTTREGVADLEPYRATTAPVLRLERMSVAAGVAFLASLGVHGCAAELVRLVDDTAGHALTLRLVGSYLAKAHGGDVRRRDRVRLGRANPQIQGGCAFEAMAAYEKWLAQGGEAGARQLALLRLLGLFDRPADPSCLAALLCPPAIPGLTDPLVGIDEEDWNCTVTELRVDCGLIAAATREGDGPGGLSLDTHPLVREYFAKRLQEKNPDGWREAHRRLYEHLKASTAPQPETLDGLQPLYQAVAHGCRAGLAEEACNEVYRSRILRRGEFFSIKQLGAFGADLGAVACFFDQPWGRTLPGLSPRHQAWLLNEAAFRLRALGRLAEALEPMRGGLRRGVELKDWHNAARGASNLSELELALGEVAAALRDAEKSVDFADCNDDPSESASRRTTLADALHQAGHPAAALALFREAEDLQAAKQPAYPLLRSLRGFRYCDLLLAEGERAAWRRLLGRSDSAAAATQDAGGSAAEHREVLQQIASRGQQMLDRRAPDDTLLDTAFNHLILGRANLYRSLLAPTPAEAAEAGRAARDRLADAVQSLRRAGTQHHIPRGLLSRAWLRAGAGDAAGARADLDEAWEIAERGPMRLHLADIHLHRARLFFRTDLAQAGQDLAAARVLVDQCGYHRRDQELQDAEAVLGAG; this is encoded by the coding sequence ATGAGCGCCAAAACCGTCTTCATCAGCTACCGCCGGGACGCCTCTGGCAAGCCCTTCGCCCGGGCGCTCAAGCAGGAGCTGAAGCACCGGGGCTACGACGCCTTCCTGGATGTGGACGACATGGATGCCGGCCGTTGGCAGGCCCAGATTGAGCCGGAGATCCGGGGCCGCGCCCACTTCCTGCTGATCCTGACCCCCGGCGCCCTGGATCGGTGCGCCGACGAGGCCGACTGGCTGCGGCGGGAGCTCGCGCTCGCCTTGGCCTCCTGCCGGAACATTGTGCCGGTGCGGGAGGAGTCCGTGGATCTGGGCGAGCTGCGGCAGCACTGCCCGGAATGCATGCAGGGAGTCCTGGATCTGCAGGTCTGCTGTGTCCGCCACGATGCCTTTGAGCGGGATGTGGACGAGCTGGTGGACCGCTATCTCCCGCCGCACAAGGCCTCGAAGCCGGCCGTGGAGCTTGCCCACGAGTGCCTGGTCGCCCCTCCCCGCCTGCGCCAAGGCGCCGAGCGGCTGTTCGGCCGGGATGAGGAGCTGGCCTTCCTGGACCGGGCCTGGGAGGACCCGGCCATCCATGTCCTCTCCCTGGTGGCCTGGGGTGGGGCCGGGAAGACCGCCCTGGTCGTGGAATGGATGAACCGGCGCGCTGCTGCCGGCTGGCCGGGCTTCGAGCGGGTCTTCGATTGGACGTTTTGCCGGCCGGCTCCCCAGGAACAGGGTGAGGCATCGGCGGACACCTTCACGGCGGCGGCCCTGGATTTCTTCGGCGACCCGGGTCTGGCCCGCAGTGCCGCCTCGCCATGGGACAAGGGGGCGCGACTTGCCCGGCTGGTGGCCGAGCGCCCCAGCCTGTTGGTGCTCGATGGCCTGGAGCCCCTCCAGCACCCGCCAGGCGCGCAAGGGGGAAAGCTCAAGGATCCGGTGCTGGAGGTCCTGATCCCCAGTCTGGCCAGGCAGAACCGGGGGCTGTGCCTTCTGACCACCAGGGAGGGTGTGGCGGATCTCGAGCCCTACCGCGCCACGACCGCGCCGGTTCTTAGGCTGGAGAGGATGTCTGTCGCGGCGGGGGTGGCTTTTCTTGCGAGCTTGGGGGTGCACGGCTGTGCCGCGGAGCTTGTCCGGCTGGTAGACGATACCGCAGGCCATGCCCTCACCCTGCGTCTGGTGGGCAGCTATCTTGCCAAGGCGCATGGCGGCGACGTACGCCGTCGGGATCGGGTGCGCCTGGGGCGGGCGAACCCGCAGATCCAGGGCGGCTGTGCCTTCGAGGCCATGGCCGCGTACGAGAAATGGCTTGCCCAGGGCGGCGAGGCGGGTGCACGCCAGCTGGCGCTGCTTCGTCTCCTGGGTCTCTTCGACCGGCCGGCAGATCCTTCCTGTCTGGCGGCCCTGCTCTGTCCGCCGGCCATCCCCGGCCTTACCGATCCCCTGGTCGGTATCGATGAGGAGGACTGGAACTGCACGGTCACTGAGCTTCGGGTCGACTGCGGCCTGATCGCCGCCGCCACACGGGAAGGAGATGGTCCAGGGGGACTGAGCCTCGATACCCATCCGCTGGTCCGGGAGTACTTCGCCAAGCGGCTCCAGGAGAAGAATCCCGATGGCTGGCGGGAGGCTCACCGCCGCCTCTACGAGCATCTGAAAGCCAGCACCGCCCCGCAGCCGGAGACCCTGGACGGCTTGCAGCCCCTCTACCAGGCCGTAGCCCATGGCTGCCGGGCCGGGCTGGCTGAGGAGGCGTGCAACGAGGTCTACCGGAGCCGGATTCTCCGGCGGGGGGAGTTCTTCAGCATCAAGCAGCTCGGCGCCTTTGGCGCGGATCTGGGTGCCGTGGCCTGCTTTTTTGACCAGCCCTGGGGACGGACCCTGCCTGGGCTTTCGCCCAGACATCAGGCATGGCTTCTGAACGAGGCGGCGTTTCGCCTCCGCGCTCTGGGCCGCCTGGCTGAGGCCCTTGAGCCGATGCGCGGCGGACTCCGGAGAGGGGTGGAGCTGAAGGACTGGCACAACGCAGCCCGGGGGGCAAGCAATCTCAGTGAGCTGGAGCTGGCCCTGGGGGAGGTGGCCGCGGCGCTGCGGGATGCCGAGAAGTCCGTTGATTTCGCCGACTGCAACGACGATCCCTCTGAAAGCGCCTCCCGCCGGACCACCCTGGCCGATGCCCTCCATCAGGCCGGCCACCCTGCGGCGGCCCTGGCGCTTTTCCGCGAGGCGGAGGATCTCCAGGCCGCCAAGCAGCCCGCCTATCCGCTGCTCCGTTCCCTGCGGGGCTTCCGATACTGTGACCTGCTCCTGGCTGAAGGTGAGCGCGCCGCCTGGCGGCGGCTCCTGGGCAGGTCCGACTCCGCGGCGGCTGCCACGCAGGACGCAGGCGGGAGCGCTGCGGAGCACCGGGAAGTCCTCCAGCAGATCGCGAGCCGCGGGCAGCAGATGCTCGACCGGCGGGCCCCCGACGATACCCTGCTCGACACGGCTTTCAATCATCTGATCCTGGGCCGGGCCAACCTGTACCGCAGCCTGCTGGCTCCGACTCCGGCAGAAGCGGCGGAGGCCGGCCGGGCTGCCCGGGACCGGCTTGCGGACGCCGTGCAGAGCCTTCGCCGTGCCGGCACCCAGCATCATATCCCCCGCGGCCTCCTCAGCCGGGCCTGGCTGCGCGCCGGCGCCGGTGACGCTGCCGGCGCCCGGGCCGATCTGGACGAGGCCTGGGAGATTGCCGAGCGGGGGCCGATGCGGCTGCACCTGGCGGATATCCATCTCCACCGTGCCCGGCTGTTCTTCCGTACCGACCTGGCCCAGGCCGGCCAGGACCTGGCCGCGGCCCGGGTCCTCGTCGACCAGTGCGGTTACCACCGCCGGGACCAGGAGCTGCAGGATGCAGAGGCAGTGCTGGGAGCGGGGTGA
- a CDS encoding fibronectin type III domain-containing protein: MRKRPCSPAVVLVLILVVTCLDLAGGTPATAGPDSFDSRVFLASFDELPVTGAAEIPGDGGDWLYTTASSHPDPTLPMTTNDWAGWRSTVPYPAPHDGIAGFFYQYLNTYNSAHMGFSTYGFLEIDGEQAVRGHSLRFRVTGGVNSTGTHGELVTSKEHYLDLLAQGIDPVAHGVRVGHPYLYFANNSPASAPAPFPEAQGANRLSVYYHAPATLTNGPGGSGMRPEPTVNLGPYNGDGGHWYHEICNQGGGWTHVLVDGHPQHNNAWSGAESYPYPSRSLRDMGVAYFNGWYRWYLTFKPYEGIGDAPYDVWLDEVAFRHDPEPQNNETIATPAVTWLPASRSFEIGFMDKYKNNPYSYSTYELRYAFAPITNATWDHATPAHILADERFAIAERTDGRFAKHWPYYQSVWAPFTLASFADLDRLTAGTVIHFAVKDISQIGGDSPQPITDTGIGRWSVGGRDYAGHGDLFDYAGDQPALPLIKRIDFQLPGEPAPVSPWPPAGLSARAVSPTRVVLAWTDNADNEMGFLVETKKGGCAAAQPWRRIAVKETDAAFHLQTGLPPGTAFAYRVRTFNQAGGSAPSNCASTVTGREGTPATPRGLEAWSASTTTVQIAWTDSSADETGFQLFRKAGAGPWTILRTLAANATRHRDTTALGNHAGTSYAYQVQACNSAGCSPATAAAVVPFAPTGLTATAQAGQVTLTWTPPADEEDGFQVFRKDGGCRGPGWSLAASASPDAETASDTQVTGDVTYSYIVRAWTGSPPPAAWGYSLVTNCASVTVVP, from the coding sequence ATGCGAAAGCGTCCATGCAGTCCCGCCGTCGTCCTGGTCCTGATCCTGGTCGTGACCTGCCTTGACCTGGCGGGGGGGACGCCGGCCACCGCCGGACCGGACAGCTTTGACAGCAGGGTCTTCCTGGCCAGCTTTGACGAGCTGCCGGTGACCGGCGCTGCCGAGATCCCGGGCGATGGTGGCGACTGGCTGTACACCACCGCCAGCAGCCATCCCGATCCCACCCTGCCCATGACCACCAACGACTGGGCCGGCTGGCGCAGCACGGTGCCCTACCCGGCTCCCCACGATGGCATCGCCGGCTTCTTCTACCAGTACCTCAACACCTACAACAGCGCCCACATGGGCTTTTCGACCTACGGCTTCCTGGAGATCGACGGCGAGCAGGCCGTCCGAGGCCACAGCCTGCGCTTCCGCGTCACCGGCGGCGTCAACAGCACCGGCACGCACGGTGAGCTTGTGACCAGCAAGGAGCACTACCTGGATCTGCTGGCCCAGGGCATCGATCCGGTGGCCCATGGCGTGCGGGTCGGCCACCCCTACCTCTACTTTGCCAACAACAGCCCCGCCAGCGCCCCGGCTCCCTTTCCGGAGGCCCAGGGCGCCAACCGTCTGAGCGTCTACTACCACGCCCCGGCCACCCTGACCAACGGCCCGGGCGGCTCGGGCATGCGGCCCGAGCCCACCGTGAACCTGGGACCGTACAACGGCGATGGCGGCCACTGGTACCACGAGATCTGCAACCAGGGCGGCGGCTGGACCCACGTCCTGGTGGACGGCCACCCCCAGCACAACAACGCCTGGTCGGGCGCCGAAAGCTATCCCTATCCCAGCCGCAGCCTGCGGGACATGGGGGTGGCCTACTTCAACGGCTGGTACCGCTGGTACCTGACCTTCAAGCCGTACGAGGGGATCGGCGACGCGCCGTACGACGTCTGGCTCGACGAGGTCGCGTTCCGCCACGATCCCGAGCCCCAGAACAACGAAACCATCGCCACCCCGGCGGTCACCTGGCTGCCGGCCAGCCGCTCCTTCGAGATCGGCTTCATGGACAAGTACAAGAACAACCCGTACAGCTACTCGACCTACGAGCTGCGGTACGCCTTCGCACCGATCACCAACGCCACCTGGGACCACGCCACCCCGGCCCACATCCTGGCGGATGAGCGCTTCGCCATCGCCGAGCGCACCGACGGCCGGTTTGCCAAGCACTGGCCCTACTACCAGTCGGTGTGGGCACCCTTCACCCTCGCCTCCTTCGCTGACCTCGACCGGCTGACCGCCGGCACCGTGATCCACTTCGCCGTCAAGGACATCTCCCAGATAGGCGGCGACAGCCCGCAGCCGATCACCGACACCGGTATCGGCCGCTGGTCCGTCGGTGGTCGCGACTACGCCGGGCATGGCGACCTCTTCGACTACGCGGGTGATCAGCCGGCTCTGCCCCTGATCAAGCGCATCGATTTCCAGCTCCCCGGGGAGCCGGCGCCGGTGAGCCCTTGGCCGCCCGCCGGCCTCAGCGCCCGAGCGGTCTCCCCCACCCGGGTGGTCCTGGCCTGGACGGATAACGCCGACAACGAGATGGGGTTCCTGGTGGAAACGAAAAAGGGCGGCTGCGCGGCCGCGCAGCCCTGGCGCCGCATCGCGGTCAAGGAGACGGATGCGGCCTTCCACCTCCAAACCGGTCTGCCGCCGGGCACTGCCTTCGCCTACCGCGTCCGGACGTTCAACCAGGCGGGCGGCTCCGCCCCTTCCAACTGTGCCTCCACCGTGACCGGCCGGGAGGGCACGCCGGCCACCCCGCGAGGCCTCGAGGCCTGGTCCGCATCAACGACCACCGTGCAGATCGCCTGGACCGACAGCTCGGCGGATGAGACCGGCTTCCAGCTGTTCCGCAAGGCCGGCGCCGGCCCCTGGACCATCCTCCGCACCCTGGCGGCCAACGCCACCCGGCACCGGGACACCACGGCCCTGGGCAACCACGCAGGCACCAGCTACGCCTATCAGGTGCAGGCCTGCAACAGCGCCGGCTGTTCGCCGGCCACCGCCGCGGCGGTGGTGCCCTTCGCCCCCACGGGCCTCACCGCCACGGCGCAAGCCGGGCAGGTAACCCTGACCTGGACCCCGCCGGCCGATGAAGAGGACGGTTTTCAGGTCTTCCGCAAGGATGGCGGCTGTCGTGGACCAGGCTGGAGCCTTGCGGCCAGCGCCAGCCCCGATGCCGAGACAGCCAGCGACACCCAGGTCACCGGTGACGTCACCTACTCGTACATCGTGCGGGCCTGGACCGGCTCACCGCCGCCGGCAGCCTGGGGCTACTCGCTGGTCACCAACTGCGCCAGTGTCACGGTGGTACCGTGA
- a CDS encoding type II toxin-antitoxin system HipA family toxin yields the protein MDAVRSLAVWGGGARAGLLAREKPYEYVFAYAPGAPAESRVSLTMPVRLESWLSRDLHPIFQMNLPEGALLEAIRRAIAKVVGEDDLAILRVTGGNQVGRNRFALPEEGVPRIVETPESLEDLLTYPDARELFRELVERYALRSGVSGVQPKVLLEAASRGTLAAAGYIVKAEGADFPHLAANEFLCMTAARRAGLPVPELFLSESGGLFVMRRFDLDPDGAPLGFEDLCSLQALGTAQKYTGSYERVARTLGDFVSGEHLPAARAQFFATLVLSVLVRNGDAHLKNFGVLYPFPGAPVRLAPVYDVVTTAAYLRNDVPALTLEGSKKWWPRRVLERFARAHLFLPVGTIREIFARTAEAVADTRGLVRERIAQHPGFHEVGVAMLSAWEAGLADLAR from the coding sequence GTGGACGCCGTCCGATCCCTCGCGGTCTGGGGTGGGGGAGCCCGAGCGGGGCTGCTGGCGCGGGAAAAGCCGTACGAGTATGTCTTTGCCTATGCGCCCGGCGCACCGGCAGAAAGCCGGGTCTCCCTCACCATGCCGGTGCGCCTCGAGAGCTGGCTGAGCCGCGACCTGCACCCGATCTTTCAGATGAACCTCCCCGAAGGCGCGCTCCTGGAGGCGATACGCCGTGCGATCGCCAAGGTGGTGGGCGAAGACGACCTGGCCATCCTCCGGGTGACCGGCGGAAACCAGGTGGGGAGAAACCGCTTCGCTCTCCCCGAGGAGGGCGTGCCCAGGATCGTGGAGACCCCGGAGTCGCTGGAGGATCTCCTGACCTACCCCGACGCCCGGGAGCTCTTCCGCGAGCTGGTGGAGCGCTACGCCCTCCGCTCGGGGGTCTCCGGCGTCCAGCCCAAGGTGCTGCTTGAGGCTGCCAGCCGAGGCACCCTGGCCGCTGCCGGCTACATCGTGAAAGCGGAGGGCGCGGACTTTCCGCACCTGGCCGCCAACGAGTTCCTGTGCATGACGGCAGCGCGGCGGGCCGGATTGCCCGTGCCCGAGCTCTTCCTCTCGGAAAGCGGCGGCCTCTTCGTGATGCGGCGCTTCGACCTCGACCCGGACGGCGCCCCCCTCGGCTTCGAGGACCTGTGCAGCCTGCAGGCGCTGGGAACGGCCCAGAAGTACACGGGAAGCTACGAACGGGTCGCCCGCACCCTTGGCGACTTCGTCTCCGGCGAGCACCTGCCGGCGGCCCGGGCGCAGTTTTTCGCCACCCTGGTCCTGTCGGTACTGGTCAGAAACGGCGATGCCCACCTGAAGAACTTCGGCGTGCTCTACCCCTTCCCCGGGGCACCGGTTCGGCTGGCGCCGGTGTACGACGTCGTCACCACGGCGGCGTACCTCCGAAACGACGTGCCGGCTCTGACGCTGGAGGGGAGCAAGAAGTGGTGGCCCCGCCGGGTGCTGGAGCGGTTTGCCCGGGCGCACCTCTTCTTGCCGGTGGGAACGATTCGAGAGATCTTCGCGCGCACCGCCGAGGCGGTGGCCGACACCCGGGGACTCGTGCGCGAGCGCATCGCGCAGCACCCCGGCTTCCACGAAGTCGGGGTGGCGATGCTGTCAGCCTGGGAGGCCGGCTTGGCGGATCTCGCCCGATGA